A region of the Fusobacteria bacterium ZRK30 genome:
AAATGCTTTTGGATCTGTTCCCCATGCCCCTGTAAAAGCAAAGAAAAGGTAACTGAATGACCAGGCGATAATAATAACATAATATGTGGCTATGGAAAATGAAATAAGTGTTTGAAACCATCCGATAACTTCAAATTTTTTATTCAGTTTTCCGAATACACCGGGAGCACTAGAACGAATCTTATGTCCCATGGCAAACTCTAAGATTAGCAATGGAATTCCTGCTGTAAAGAGTGCAATCAGATAGGGTATTAGAAATGCTCCGCCACCATTATTTGCAGCTACATATGGAAATCTCCAAATATTTCCTAAACCGATTGCAGAACCTATAGCAGCTAAAATGAATCCTGTACGGGATCCCCATTCCCCTCTGTTTTCTTCGGTACTCATAAATATCACATCCTTTTTTAATATACAATATAATAGAAGTTCTCATACCAATTGATTTTTGATGATTTTTTTATTACAACTAATTATACAATATAGGATAGGAAATTCCTTTTGAGGAGATGAAAAAAGTCAATATATTAATCTTTATTTTTAGTATAGAAAAAACCTGTAAACTTTGGCACTTTTAAGCGCCTAATTTACAGGTTACAATTCATTTTATTTTGATTCTTTTCTGCTTACTTTTATTTGTTTTCATCTCTCATTGCTATTCTTAAACAAGTAGCAAATCCACCCCAAAGAAGAGTTAAACTGCAAACAGCAACGATAATAGCTCCTGTACTCATATAAATACCTCCTAATTATTATTTAAATAATGTTTTTTATTAGTCTAAATCTAAATCCAACTCAAGTTCGTTATTGATAGGTTCACTGTATATTTTGTCTTCAAATTCCTGAGAACCTTTTCTCTTTGCTAAAATAAATGATCCGGCTGTTATGATAAGCATAACTCCTAATCCGTATACTCCCAATGCAGTCCAAGAATAACCTTCGTATGGAGCAGCAATTTCACCTTTTATCTTAAGTGCTAAGATAATTACTAGAAGGACAGAAGTTCCTTTGATTGCCCAAATCCACCATTTTCCAACTCTGAAATCAGATAATTCATTGACATAAGTTCTAACACTCTCAAGGTTGAAGAACCAACCTAAGATAACTAATTCTAATATACCAGCAATAACAATTCCGTATTGGTTAGTAGCATAGTCTACGATATCTAATACATATAATCCACCATTAGTTGCAACTAATAGTGATAAGATTCCAGAAGTAAGTGCAAATCTATTTAAAGCTTGTACTCTAGTTAATTTAAACTTATCAGAGATAGCAGCTACTACTGCTTCCATGATAGACATAGATGATGATAATCCTGCAAAGATAAGTGTGACGA
Encoded here:
- a CDS encoding MetS family NSS transporter small subunit; translated protein: MSTGAIIVAVCSLTLLWGGFATCLRIAMRDENK